Genomic window (Rhododendron vialii isolate Sample 1 chromosome 4a, ASM3025357v1):
TCTGGTGAATTGATTCGTTGGTCTTGGAGAGAGGCATGACCTCCATAGTGAGAGGAAATGGAGAGGATTTGAAACCAGTTGTTCATccttcattaaagaaaaacacTACCAAGATTaggttttttttaatacttattAGTATGAACTAAGCAAGATGAGAATTAGATGTATATGAACTAGCAAGATGAGATTTAGATGTGATTAATATTACTCACTGTTGAAGTAGTGTACTTTCTTGCAGTTTGTATGATCAGATTTTTAAGCCCAGCAAATTTCCTGCAAATGCTGATTTTCATTTGTTCAAAACTGGGATTGAACCCAAATGGGAAGATCCTGAGTGTGCCTATGGAGGCAAGTGGACTGTCACTAGCAGCAGCAAGGCTAACCTTGACAAAATGTGGCTTGAAAGTGTAAAATTCTGATCCTTCTTAGTAGTAAACTAAATACGGTGTTTGTGACAAGTTGATGGCAAAGAATGACATGTTGGTAGTCATGATGGAAACATTTTTGGCATTTGCTGACTAATGGGTGTTCATTGGCTAGTTGATGGCTTTGATTGGAGAACAATTTGACGAGGTTGATGAGGTATGCGGTGTTGTTGCAAGTGTGCGCCAAAGAGGGGACAAACTTGCGTTGTGGACTAGGACAGCATCCAACGAAGCCACTCAGGTTTAATCTCTTACTTCTTTATGTTGCTTGGTTTATACTTTGGCTTGTTGTTTTCTTACGATATgtaatttaatgaaattttcgTTTTCCAAGTGATTCATAACTACTATGCA
Coding sequences:
- the LOC131322135 gene encoding eukaryotic translation initiation factor, whose product is MTETTAESIAADAKQPHRLERKWTFWFDNQSKPKQGAAWGSSLRKGYTFDSVEEFWCLYDQIFKPSKFPANADFHLFKTGIEPKWEDPECAYGGKWTVTSSSKANLDKMWLESLMALIGEQFDEVDEVCGVVASVRQRGDKLALWTRTASNEATQMSIGRKWKEIIDVTDKISYSFHDDAKKERSAKGRYNV